A single Candidatus Desulfarcum epimagneticum DNA region contains:
- a CDS encoding conserved exported hypothetical protein (Evidence 4 : Unknown function but conserved in other organisms): MPACVLKNARGFKNQRIKTAALSALILACLFFTGVSRAAQEARAPQWPHETSDLAPDPQSVYGRLENGFRYVLMKNREPRDRVSVHLNVQAGSLNETGPERGLAHFLEHMLFRGSDYFKPGELIKYFQSIGMSFGPDVNAHTGFEKTVYDIILPDGSQKTIAKALLAAKDFAAGALLLDKEIDRERKVVIAEKRTRDSVEYRTLVSSLEFEFPDALISRRLPIGTEEIISKAGRKELKAFYETWYRPDNMILVMVGDFDSEMAGALIQNEFSSLKAPAAPIRRPDIGDIRHKGIKTFYHHEKEAGSTTVSIETARKAPAAPDSAALRKDIFAADLADAIIRNRLEALKGEPGTPFTSAFIDSGTYLKTIRYSEIYAECEPEKWKESLALIEQTLRGALTHGFASHELDRVKKDFGAMLELGVKKAATRNSQGLARQIIFALNNNQVFMSPAQKKEMFAPLLKSLTLKDIHDAFRETWEADHRLVLVMGNARLAEGQIPPERRIHDEMEKSMASFVEKPKKLEKPRFPYLPEPGTAGKIVSKKWIPDLEIFQVDFANHVRLNIKKTDFDANSVQVNLTFGDGKLSQPAGKPGIAILAGAVVNESGLGALDKDGLERALSGKNASVHFYVAEDFFGLKGEAPPEEIPLLFQLLHAHIADPAFRKKAHRLSMERFRQDYRRLSATIDGAVKLHGERFFAGGDEKFGIPDSFDAFSKLSIDDVMAWVEPALRHDPIEISVAGDADVDQVIKAVSRYIGSLPDRKGSGLKKHPGLPRFPEGQIRKITVPTRLPKGLLTVAWPTEDIWNIKRARAFSVLGAIFSERLRVRIRETLGASYSPAAFNQSSKVYPEYGLLKTLVHADPEKIKVIQREVTKIAGDLSTNGVSADELQRAVEPILVRLKELRRKNAYWLDIVMTGSSKYPRQLDWSRSIIEDYQSFETDYISSLAKKYLDNARAAVLTIISDPGAEENAGEIAPPAPDIP; the protein is encoded by the coding sequence ATGCCCGCCTGTGTGTTAAAAAATGCCCGCGGCTTTAAAAATCAAAGGATCAAAACCGCCGCCCTGTCGGCGCTGATCCTGGCATGCCTGTTTTTCACCGGCGTTTCCCGGGCCGCCCAGGAGGCCCGGGCGCCCCAGTGGCCCCATGAAACCAGCGATCTCGCGCCCGATCCCCAGTCGGTTTACGGGCGTCTGGAAAACGGTTTCCGTTATGTTTTAATGAAAAACCGGGAGCCCAGGGACCGGGTGAGCGTTCATCTCAACGTCCAGGCCGGGTCTTTGAACGAGACGGGCCCGGAAAGGGGGCTGGCGCATTTTCTGGAGCACATGCTTTTCAGGGGCTCCGACTATTTTAAACCCGGGGAGCTGATCAAATATTTCCAGTCCATCGGAATGAGCTTCGGCCCGGATGTCAACGCCCACACCGGATTTGAGAAAACCGTGTATGACATTATTCTGCCCGACGGGTCCCAAAAAACCATCGCCAAAGCCCTTCTGGCGGCCAAGGACTTCGCGGCGGGGGCCCTTTTGCTGGACAAAGAGATCGACCGGGAGCGCAAGGTGGTCATCGCCGAGAAGCGAACCCGGGACTCCGTGGAATACCGGACCCTGGTGTCCTCCCTGGAATTTGAGTTTCCCGACGCCCTCATTTCCAGGCGTCTTCCCATCGGAACCGAAGAGATCATCTCAAAAGCCGGCCGAAAAGAACTGAAAGCCTTCTACGAGACCTGGTACCGGCCCGACAACATGATCCTGGTCATGGTCGGGGATTTCGACTCGGAAATGGCCGGGGCTTTGATCCAAAACGAGTTTTCGTCCTTAAAGGCCCCGGCGGCGCCCATCCGGCGGCCCGACATCGGGGACATCCGCCACAAAGGAATCAAGACCTTTTATCACCACGAAAAGGAGGCCGGCTCCACCACCGTGAGCATTGAGACCGCCCGGAAGGCGCCGGCGGCCCCGGACTCGGCGGCGCTTCGGAAAGACATCTTTGCGGCGGATCTGGCCGACGCCATCATCCGAAACCGCCTGGAGGCCCTCAAGGGGGAGCCGGGAACGCCCTTCACCTCGGCTTTCATCGATTCCGGGACCTATCTCAAAACCATCCGGTACTCGGAAATATACGCGGAATGCGAGCCTGAAAAATGGAAAGAATCCCTGGCCCTCATCGAGCAGACCCTCAGGGGGGCTTTGACCCACGGTTTCGCGTCCCATGAGCTGGACCGGGTGAAAAAAGATTTCGGCGCCATGCTGGAGCTGGGGGTGAAAAAGGCCGCCACACGAAACAGCCAGGGGCTGGCCCGGCAGATCATCTTCGCTTTGAACAACAACCAGGTGTTCATGTCCCCGGCCCAGAAAAAAGAGATGTTCGCGCCGCTTCTGAAATCCCTGACCTTAAAGGACATCCATGACGCCTTCCGGGAAACCTGGGAGGCGGACCATCGACTGGTCCTGGTGATGGGAAACGCCCGCCTGGCCGAAGGCCAAATCCCGCCGGAGCGCCGGATACACGATGAGATGGAAAAAAGCATGGCCTCATTTGTGGAAAAACCCAAAAAACTCGAAAAGCCCCGTTTCCCGTATCTTCCGGAGCCCGGGACGGCGGGGAAAATCGTGTCCAAAAAATGGATCCCCGATCTTGAGATCTTCCAGGTGGATTTCGCCAACCATGTCCGTTTGAACATCAAAAAAACCGATTTTGACGCCAACTCGGTCCAGGTGAACCTGACCTTCGGCGACGGCAAACTGTCCCAGCCCGCCGGAAAACCAGGCATCGCGATTCTGGCCGGGGCCGTGGTCAATGAAAGCGGTCTGGGCGCCCTGGACAAGGACGGTCTGGAGCGGGCCCTGTCCGGGAAAAACGCGTCCGTTCATTTCTACGTGGCCGAGGACTTCTTCGGACTGAAAGGGGAGGCCCCTCCTGAAGAAATCCCCCTTTTGTTTCAGCTTCTTCACGCCCACATCGCGGACCCGGCTTTTCGAAAAAAAGCCCACCGGCTTTCCATGGAGCGCTTCAGGCAGGATTACCGGCGGCTTTCCGCCACCATTGACGGGGCCGTAAAACTTCACGGGGAGCGTTTCTTTGCCGGCGGAGATGAAAAATTCGGCATTCCGGACAGCTTTGATGCGTTCTCAAAACTCTCCATTGACGACGTCATGGCCTGGGTGGAACCCGCTTTGAGACACGACCCCATTGAAATATCCGTGGCCGGAGACGCGGACGTGGACCAGGTCATCAAGGCGGTGTCCCGATACATCGGAAGCCTGCCGGACCGGAAAGGGTCCGGGTTGAAAAAACACCCGGGGCTGCCGCGGTTCCCGGAGGGCCAAATCCGGAAAATCACGGTCCCCACCCGTCTGCCCAAAGGTCTTTTGACCGTGGCCTGGCCCACTGAAGACATCTGGAACATCAAACGGGCCCGGGCGTTTTCCGTGCTGGGGGCTATTTTCTCCGAAAGGCTTCGGGTGAGAATCCGGGAGACCCTGGGCGCCTCTTATTCCCCGGCGGCCTTCAACCAGTCCAGCAAAGTGTACCCCGAATACGGGCTTTTAAAAACCCTGGTTCACGCCGACCCCGAAAAAATCAAAGTCATCCAAAGGGAAGTGACGAAAATCGCCGGGGATCTTTCCACCAATGGGGTGAGCGCCGACGAGCTTCAGCGGGCGGTGGAGCCCATCCTGGTGAGGCTCAAGGAGCTGAGGCGGAAAAACGCCTACTGGCTGGATATCGTCATGACCGGGTCGAGTAAATATCCCCGGCAGCTGGACTGGAGCCGGAGCATCATTGAGGATTACCAGTCTTTTGAGACGGATTACATATCGTCCCTGGCCAAAAAATACCTGGACAACGCCAGGGCGGCGGTTTTGACCATTATCAGCGATCCCGGCGCGGAAGAAAACGCCGGGGAAATCGCGCCGCCGGCCCCGGATATTCCATAA
- the yhdR gene encoding putative aspartate aminotransferase YhdR (Evidence 3 : Putative function from multiple computational evidences), with product MTIAKHVEKIIEKSSWIRKMFEDGARLKALHGAENVFDFSLGNPNIKPPREFRDALKNMVGSDEISDVEMYHGYMPNTGYPHVRDAVAQYLTEEQGVAVSGEDVIMTCGASGALNAIFKAILDPEDEVISPTPFFVEYGYYVGNHGGVLKTVPTKPDFHLDLDEIEKALTDKTKAVLINSPNNPSGQVYPEEDLKKLGRLLAGRGKASGKTIYLISDEPYRKIVYDGKTVPGIFSCYDETIMATSYSKDISIPGERIGFLAVSPKATHRKALLGGMAIANRILGFVNAPALMQRVVGAIQGAGVDISQYAAKMTLLSDGLADCGYEFTRPAGAFYLFPKSPIPDDVEFVRKLQEELILTVPGSGFGTPGHFRIAFCVDDDVITKALPGFRRAKESL from the coding sequence CTGAGAATGTGTTTGATTTCAGCCTGGGAAATCCCAACATCAAACCGCCCCGGGAGTTTCGGGACGCCCTGAAAAATATGGTGGGATCCGATGAGATATCAGACGTTGAGATGTATCATGGATACATGCCCAACACCGGGTACCCCCATGTCCGGGACGCCGTGGCCCAATACCTGACCGAGGAGCAGGGCGTGGCGGTTTCCGGCGAGGACGTCATCATGACCTGCGGGGCCTCGGGGGCCTTGAACGCCATCTTCAAAGCCATTCTCGACCCCGAGGACGAGGTCATCTCCCCGACTCCTTTTTTCGTGGAATACGGCTATTATGTGGGCAACCACGGCGGGGTTCTCAAAACCGTCCCCACAAAGCCGGATTTTCACCTGGACCTGGACGAAATCGAAAAAGCCCTCACGGACAAAACCAAGGCGGTTTTGATCAACTCCCCCAACAATCCCTCGGGGCAGGTGTACCCGGAAGAGGACCTCAAAAAGCTGGGCCGTCTTCTGGCCGGGCGGGGAAAGGCGTCCGGAAAGACCATCTACCTGATTTCCGACGAGCCCTACCGGAAAATCGTCTATGACGGAAAAACGGTTCCGGGCATTTTCTCGTGCTATGATGAGACCATCATGGCCACGTCCTACTCCAAGGACATCTCCATTCCCGGCGAGCGCATCGGGTTTCTGGCGGTGAGTCCAAAGGCGACCCACCGGAAGGCGCTTCTGGGGGGCATGGCCATCGCCAACCGGATTCTGGGTTTTGTCAACGCGCCCGCCCTGATGCAGCGGGTGGTGGGCGCCATCCAGGGCGCCGGCGTGGATATCTCCCAATACGCGGCCAAAATGACGCTTTTAAGCGACGGCCTGGCCGACTGCGGCTATGAGTTCACCCGGCCGGCCGGCGCGTTTTACCTGTTTCCCAAATCCCCGATTCCCGATGACGTGGAATTTGTGCGAAAACTCCAGGAGGAGCTGATTCTCACGGTGCCGGGCTCCGGGTTCGGGACCCCCGGTCATTTCCGGATCGCCTTTTGCGTGGACGACGATGTGATCACAAAGGCGCTGCCCGGGTTCAGGAGGGCGAAAGAATCCCTCTAA